A stretch of Hippoglossus hippoglossus isolate fHipHip1 chromosome 20, fHipHip1.pri, whole genome shotgun sequence DNA encodes these proteins:
- the LOC117754234 gene encoding glycine--tRNA ligase-like, with protein sequence MLLRSAASALLRTTTEIRSLCPVSTVRCVRLRYPPGDRPLSTSVCLRKKKKQKEGSPWLQLAEEQTMDGNIEEILAPLRLAVKEQGELVRQMKQEGVPDVDVTRAVAELKARKRTLESKELSLQPKDDIVDRTKMEDTLKRRFFYDQAFAIYGGVSGLYDFGPVGCALKNNILQAWRQHFIQEEQILEIDCTMLTPESVLKTSGHVEKFADYMVKDVKNGECFRADHLLKAHLQKLMSDKKCTAEKKAEMEEVVTQMDNYTQQELTDMFVKYNVKSPTTGNYLTPPISFNLMFQTSIGPGGNMPGYLRPETAQGIFLNFKRLLEFNQGKLPFAAAQIGNSFRNEISPRSGLIRVREFTMAEIEHFVDPNEKVHPKFSNVADLELILYSSKAQTSGQSAHVMRLGDAVEQGVINNTILGYFIGRIYLYLTKVGIAKEKLRFRQHMDNEMAHYACDCWDAETKTSYGWIEIVGCADRSCFDLKCHSRATKVPLLAEKPLKEPKVVNVVQFEANKGAIGKAYKKDAKLAMEYLSVCDESFITEQEQLLNETGEFTIETEGKTFKLTKDMVSVKRFQKTLHVEEVVPNVIEPSFGIGRIMYTIFEHTFHIREGDDQRTFFSFPATVAPYKCSVLPLSQNQEFVPFVKELSEAMTKNGVSHKVDDSSGSIGRRYARTDEIGVAFGITIDFDTVNKTPHTATLRDRDSMRQIRAEVSDLPVIVRDLANGALTWAEVESKYPIFEGQETSKKDTVEE encoded by the exons ATGCTTCTTCGTAGCGCAGCATCAGCACTGCTGAGGACCACCACTGAGATCCGCTCCCTCTGCCCGGTGTCCACGGTCCGCTGCGTTCGGCTCCGCTACCCGCCCGGAGACAGGCCGCTTTCCACGTCGGTGTGCCTgcggaagaagaagaagcagaaggagGGAAGCCCGTGGCTGCAGCTGGCGGAAGAACAAACCATGGACGGCAACATCGAGGAGATCCTCGCCCCTCTGAGGCTCGCGGTCAAAGAACAG GGGGAGCTGGTTCGTCAAATGAAGCAGGAGGGGGTCCCAGATGTGGATGTCACTCGAGCTGTGGCTGAACTGAAGGCGAGGAAGAGAACCCTGGAGTCAAAG GAACTGTCACTACAACCCAAAGATGACATCGTTGACAGAACCAAGATGGAGGACACCCTCAAGAGGCGATTCTTCTATGACCAGGCCTTTGCCATCTATGGAG GTGTGAGCGGCCTGTATGACTTCGGCCCTGTGGGCTGTGCCCTGAAGAACAACATCCTGCAGGCGTGGAGGCAGCACTTCATCCAGGAGGAGCAGATCCTGGAGATCGACTGCACCATGCTGACCCCTGAGTCCGTCCTCAA GACATCAGGACATGTGGAAAAATTTGCTGACTATATGGTGAAAGATGTTAAGAACGGTGAATGCTTCAGGGCTGACCACCTCCTCAAAG CCCATCTCCAGAAGTTGATGTCTGATAAGAAGTGCACAGCAGAGAAGAAGGCTGAGATGGAGGAAGTCGTCACTCAG ATGGACAACTACACCCAGCAAGAGCTGACCGATATGTTTGTGAAATACAACGTCAAGTCCCCCACCACAGGAAATTACCTCACACCTCCCATCTCCTTCAACCTGATGTTTCAGACGTCCATCGGACCAGGGGGGAATATGCCAGG CTATTTGAGGCCTGAAACCGCTCAGGGAATCTTCCTCAACTTCAAGCGTCTCCTAGAGTTCAACCAGGGGAAACTGCCCTTTGCTGCTGCTCAGATAGGAAACTCCTTCAGGAACGAAATCTCTCCTCGCTCTGGACTCATCCGTGTCAG AGAGTTCACCATGGCTGAGATTGAGCACTTTGTGGACCCCAATGAGAAGGTCCACCCTAAATTCTCCAATGTAGCTGATCTGGAGCTCATCTTGTACTCCTCTAAGGCCCAGACCAGTGGACAGTCTGCACATGTCATGAGGCTGGGAGATGCTGTGGAGCAG ggAGTGATCAATAACACCATCCTGGGATATTTCATCGGGAGGATCTACCTCTACCTTACTAAAGTTGGTATCGCCAAAGAAAAGCTGCGTTTCCGACAGCACATGGACAACGAGATGGCTCACTACGCCTGTGACTGCTGGGACGCCGAAACCAAAACCTCCTAT GGCTGGATCGAGATCGTGGGGTGTGCAGACCGGTCTTGCTTTGATCTAAAATGCCATTCACGAGCCACCAAGGTCCCTCTGCTCGCTGAGAAGCCTCTTAAAGAACCC AAAGTTGTAAATGTCGTCCAGTTTGAAGCCAACAAAGGAGCCATCGGGAAGGCGTATAAGAAGGATGCCAAGCTAGCCATGGAGTATCTGTCCGTGTGTGACGAGAGCTTCATCACAGAACAGGAGCAGCTACTCAATGAGACTGG AGAGTTCACCATCGAGACGGAGGGCAAGACCTTCAAACTCACCAAGGACATGGTCAGCGTGAAGCGTTTCCAGAAGACTCTGCACG TGGAGGAAGTCGTTCCAAATGTAATTGAACCCTCCTTTGGCATCGGAAGGATCATGTACACCATCTTTGAGCACACATTCCACATCAGGGAAGGAGACGATCAAAGAACG TTCTTTAGCTTCCCCGCCACTGTAGCTCCATACAAATGTTCCGTCCTGCCTCTGAGTCAAAACCAGGAATTCGTGCCGTTTGTTAAGGAATTAT CTGAGGCGATGACCAAGAACGGCGTGTCTCATAAGGTGGACGACTCCTCGGGATCCATCGGGCGGCGCTATGCCAGGACGGATGAGATCGGCGTGGCGTTCGGCATCACCATCGACTTCGACACAGTGAACAAGACGCCGCACACGGCCACTCTGAGAGACCGCGACTCCATGAGGCAGATCAGGGCCGAG GTCAGTGACTTGCCTGTGATCGTCCGGGATTTGGCCAACGGCGCTTTGACCTGGGCGGAAGTGGAGAGCAAGTATCCCATCTTTGAAGGACAAGAGACCAGCAAGAAGGACACAGTCGAAGAGTAA